In Candida orthopsilosis Co 90-125, chromosome 4 draft sequence, a single genomic region encodes these proteins:
- a CDS encoding Rpr2 protein (S. cerevisiae homolog RPR2 has ribonuclease P activity, has role in intronic box C/D snoRNA processing and localizes to nucleolar ribonuclease complex), giving the protein MGKKDNKKNNASTSKQIANRDNFARLNYLYQLSNHLITTPTSKTTTSSNNSSLQSFLARGYDRNLDLLSKRTLSKLSPSMKRTICKKCHVMLIPGLTMSIQMENKSKQQDDKCDVLVNKCITCGECKRFPIGKDRNYKPFFERGYNEETESNKR; this is encoded by the coding sequence ATGGGTAAAAAAGATAACAAGAAGAATAACGCAAGCACATCTAAGCAGATCGCAAATAGAGATAACTTCGCCAGACTTAATTACCTATACCAACTAAGTAACCACTTAataacaacaccaacatcCAAAACAACCACATCATCCAACAACTCAAGTTTACAATCGTTCCTAGCACGAGGGTATGATCGTAATTTAGACCTACTATCAAAACGTACATTAAGTAAACTTTCACcatcaatgaaaagaacaataTGTAAGAAATGTCATGTAATGTTAATACCAGGATTGACAATGTCAATACAAATGGAAAATAAATCAAAGCAACAAGATGACAAATGTGATGTATTGGTTAATAAATGTATAACTTGTGGTGAATGTAAACGATTTCCTATTGGAAAGGATAGAAACTATAAACCATTTTTTGAACGAGGGTATAATGAGGAAACAGAGTCAAATAAAAGATAA
- a CDS encoding Mnt4 mannosyltransferase — MRYKSRLKQVLSVCLLITIVLMLYYHNRSIEPPKVKPNHKFDLIRNRNNFKNPIFAQWTVPTKAQRFINLPLKDKCDLYFKSAKHAEFDINFWNSFKPDPHVYKRKKWIRDRTRSEKKKYKKTSDWKEEYDRQIALEFSEVAREYSDLEKKMYDELGHMKVFGKCYASEVNPSDNCEKVQQKLYPWLTNNLPLVTTADGEVKSSEFQGCVTQSLVANEGQGIVIPTQSKQVENVCRLLNSLIALENKLPIEIAYLSLSDGEKTKIVTAARNSSSFAQQISFVDLKSTLELDKFPFLKSKKGGVFLSTLSLIFSTFGEVVLLTENAIPLNNLEKLFHNPRYKASGRFFFRSRPYLDREKFTPGFHEVTSLVKHHLQPNSDEVKFFNLTSPDSSLATSRFYKHSFRNIIDTSAIVMNKSKSLSGLLITINLQFYNVLKLRLTHNSMSDLIWIGQEVSGQEVIFNNNYPVMAGIYTPDQNLPRDAKHSYEICSSSMAQLSETDDISLLYITSDQLQNSLQYTNSMKSVFEQKYVTKYTEMVDNLFDPKDPNKTEMTRVNYNEVTKLSRNPLLIEHIIKPPTLTSIVYVHNFEEPNEAWVEQSKLVSERMKHSGKKFYCAYDTVGNPMEEGVRGLTVNVDDESFEKYNRITKAWMGGSHSWHIA, encoded by the coding sequence ATGAGATACAAAAGTCGTCTAAAGCAGGTATTATCAGTATGTTTATTGATCACAATAGTTCTCATGCTTTACTATCACAACAGATCAATCGAACCACCAAAAGTGAAACCAAAtcacaaatttgatttaattAGGAAcagaaacaatttcaaaaatccaatttttgcTCAATGGACAGTCCCCACTAAAGCGCAAAGGTTTATCAACCTACCTTTGAAAGATAAATGTGATttatatttcaaaagtgCTAAGCATGCCGAatttgatatcaattttTGGAATAGTTTTAAACCTGATCCTCATGTATATAAACGGAAAAAATGGATTAGAGATAGAACAAGActggaaaagaaaaaatacaaaaagaCTTCGGATTGGAAGGAGGAATATGATAGACAAATTGCTCTTGAGTTTTCAGAAGTTGCCCGAGAGTATtctgatttggaaaagaagatgtATGATGAATTGGGACATATGAAAGTCTTTGGAAAATGTTACGCTAGTGAAGTAAATCCTAGTGACAATTGCGAAAAGGTGCAGCAGAAGTTGTACCCTTGGTTAACGAATAATCTACCTTTGGTTACTACTGCTGATGGTGAAGTGAAACTGAGTGAGTTTCAAGGCTGTGTTACACAATCAttggttgcaaatgaaGGTCAAGGTATTGTGATCCCTACACAATCAAAACAAGTGGAAAATGTATGTCGCTTACTCAATTCATTGATTGCTCTCGAGAATAAAttaccaattgaaattgcatACTTGTCGCTTTCTGATGGtgaaaaaacaaagattgTAACTGCGGCAAGAAACTCGTCGTCTTTTGCACAACAAATTTCGTTTGTCGATTTGAAGCTGACATTGGAATTGGACaaatttccatttttgaaatcaaaaaaaggTGGGGTATTCCTTTCCACATTGAGTTTGATCTTTAGCACCTTTGGTGAAGTGGTTTTATTGACAGAAAATGCAATTCCTTTAAATAATCTCGAAAAATTATTTCATAACCCCAGATATAAAGCAAGTGGACGATTCTTTTTCAGATCACGCCCTTACCTAGATCGAGAAAAGTTTACTCCTGGATTTCATGAAGTTACTTCCCTAGTTAAACATCATCTACAACCCAATTCTGATGAGgttaaattttttaatttgaCAAGTCCTGATTCGTCACTTGCAACATCGAGGTTCTATAAGCATCTGTTTCGAAACATTATTGATACAAGTGCCATTGTCATGAATAAGCTGAAAAGCCTCTCTGGGTTACTTATAACAATTAACTTGCAATTTTACAATGTCTTAAAACTTAGACTCACTCATAATTCCATGtctgatttgatttggataGGACAGGAAGTTTCAGGACAAGAGGTTATATTTAACAACAATTACCCAGTCATGGCTGGTATTTACACTCCTGATCAAAACTTACCACGAGATGCAAAACACTCGTACGAGATTTgctcttcatcaatggcaCAATTGTCAGAAACTGATGATATTTCACTTCTATATATTACCTCAgatcaattacaaaactCACTACAGTATACCAATTCAATGAAGTCcgtttttgaacaaaaatatGTAACAAAGTATACTGAAATGGTGGATAATTTGTTTGATCCAAAAGATCCCAACAAGACAGAAATGACGCGAGTTAACTACAATGAAGTTACAAAACTTTCACGTAATCCATTACTTATCGAACACATTATTAAACCACCAACATTGACAAGTATTGTGTACGTGCACAATTTTGAGGAGCCAAATGAAGCCTGGGTTGAACAGTCGAAACTTGTGTCTGAAAGGATGAAACATAGTGGTAAGAAATTTTATTGTGCTTATGATACAGTGGGAAATCCAATGGAAGAAGGAGTTCGAGGATTGACTGTCAATGTTGATGACGAACtgtttgaaaagtataatAGAATAACCAAGGCATGGATGGGGGGTAGTCATTCATGGCATATAGCATAG
- a CDS encoding Mrpl32 protein (S. cerevisiae homolog MRPL32 is structural constituent of mitochondrial large ribosomal subunit), which produces MSFALRFGAVASHQQSIWNSLPRIPQISIRLGLLGPSSCPQEHQHQHQHQDSRLSDLQEQLESDTTGEPPFMIDNGTILRAAPKKKMSYRRKRVKLYTPGNKQIQPLNNIVRCPACGAVKRSHFMCMNCFVEIRSFLKKLKRQDGLIKDVNKNPQSDLDPVDERIIYPGKRESDYERELKRKEWIPQREEALLFDKNHIVHKKK; this is translated from the coding sequence ATGTCGTTTGCACTCAGGTTTGGCGCAGTGGCATCACATCAGCAACTGATATGGAATTCACTTCCCAGAATTCCTCAAATATCCATACGTCTAGGTCTCCTTGGCCCATCATCCTGCCCACAAgaacatcaacatcaacatcaacaccaaGATAGTCGTTTATCCGATCTACAAGAACAACTTGAATCAGACACTACTGGTGAGCCTCCATTCATGATTGATAACGGAACAATATTACGAGCAGCACCTAAAAAGAAGATGTCATATCgaagaaaaagagttaAATTATATACACCCggaaacaaacaaattcaaccgTTAAACAATATAGTTAGATGTCCTGCATGTGGGGCCGTTAAAAGATCTCATTTTATGTGTatgaattgttttgttgaaattagaTCTTtcttgaagaaattgaaacgtCAAGATGGTTTAATTAAGGATGTTAATAAAAACCCACAACTGGATTTAGACCCTGTTGATGAAAGAATCATATATCCAGGTAAACGTGAAAGTGATTATGAAagagaattgaaaagaaaagagtgGATACCACAAAGAGAAGAAGCCCttttatttgataaaaatcATATCGTTCATAAAAAAAAGTAG
- a CDS encoding Pre6 alpha-4 subunit of the proteasome encodes MSGYDSALSIFSPDGHVFQVEYASEAVKRGTCAVGVKGKNIVVLGCERRTTLKLQDPRTTPSKICKIDHHILLAFAGLNADSRILIDKARVEAQSHRLNLEDAVSVEYLTKYVAGVQQKYTQSGGTRPFGIATLIAGFDTNDTVPKLYQTEPSGVFNAWKAHAIGRSAKTVKEFLEKHYKDDANDEDTIKLTVKSLLEVVQTGAKNIELSVMKPGGVIEKLTIDEIKKYVDEIEAEKEAEAEKKKPKSRD; translated from the exons ATGAGTGGATACGACAGTGCTTTATCTATATTCTC ACCCGATGGACATGTTTTCCAAGTGGAATACGCATCCGAAGCAGTCAAGAGAGGTACATGTGCTGTAGGAGTCAAGGGCAAAAACATTGTTGTATTAGGTTGCGAAAGAAGAACCACTTTAAAATTACAAGATCCAAGAACCACCCCATCTAAAATatgcaaaattgatcatCATATATTATTAGCGTTTGCTGGATTAAATGCTGATTCAAGGATCTTGATAGATAAAGCAAGAGTAGAAGCACAATCTCATCGGTTAAATTTAGAAGACGCTGTTAGTGTTGAATACTTGACTAAATATGTTGCTGGTGTACAACAAAAATACACTCAATCAGGGGGAACTAGGCCTTTTGGAATTGCTACTTTGATTGCTGGGTTTGATACTAATGATACAGTACCTAAATTGTATCAAACTGAACCTAGTGGTGTTTTCAATGCTTGGAAAGCCCATGCTATTGGAAGATCGGCCAAGACTGTAAAGgaatttttggaaaagcaTTATAAGGATGATGctaatgatgaagatacGATTAAATTGACTGTGAAATCATTGTTGGAAGTTGTACAGACTGGTGCAAAGAATATTGAGTTGTCTGTAATGAAACCAGGTGgtgttattgaaaaattaacTATAGATGAAATTAAGAaatatgttgatgaaattgaggCTGAAAAGGAAGCAGAAgcagaaaagaagaagccaAAATCAAGAGATTAG
- a CDS encoding Pdx3 pyridoxamine-phosphate oxidase: MFKQITFRSSSSTLKPVTKYTIRTLSMTKPTPSNTASSSNSNLTNNSKSDTKAPTPDDDPVTHTQQPIIFAPKTYQYTKGHLDVNEVLPNPLDQFNKWFKEAQEQLPSNSDIIVESTNFSTARLPSGRVSSRIVLLKELDKYGFLVYSNWDTSKKAEDFNSNKYAALTFFWPHVQRQVRVEGIMEHVTRETSERYYNTRPRGSKIGAWASPQSKIISSRDDLSELNDEYTEKFKDLPDDAIPCPEYWGGIRIEPLEVEFWQGGVSRLHDRVTFRRDDIANHNWEIVRLAP; encoded by the coding sequence ATGTTTAAACAAATTACATTTCgttcatcttcatctacATTAAAACCTGTAACTAAATATACCATAAGAACATTATCAATGACTAAACCAACTCCATCAAACACTGCGTcctcttcaaattcaaacttgaCTAACAATAGCAAGCTGGATACCAAAGCTCCTACCCCAGACGATGATCCAGTGACTCACACACAACAACCAATCATATTCGCCCCAAAAACCTATCAGTACACCAAAGGCCATTTGGATGTTAATGAAGTATTACCCAATCCATTAGaccaattcaataaatggTTTAAAGAAGCTCAAGAACAATTACCATCTAATTCCgatatcattgttgaatcaaccaatttctCAACTGCTAGATTACCCAGTGGTAGAGTATCTAGTCGAATTGTATTATTAAAAGAATTGGACAAGTACGGATTCCTTGTGTATTCCAATTGGGATACTTCGAAAAAGGCGGAAGATTTCAATAGTAACAAATATGCTGCATTGACTTTTTTCTGGCCTCATGTACAACGTCAAGTTAGAGTTGAAGGTATAATGGAACATGTAACTAGAGAAACCAGTGAGAGGTATTATAATACTAGACCAAGAGGCTCTAAAATCGGTGCTTGGGCAAGTCCACAAAGTAAAATCATTTCATCCAGAGATGATTTAagtgaattgaatgatgaatataccgaaaaatttaaagatTTACCTGATGATGCAATTCCATGTCCTGAATATTGGGGCGGGATTAGAATTGAACCATTGGAAGTGGAATTTTGGCAAGGTGGTGTGAGCAGATTACATGATAGAGTTACTTTCAGAAGAGATGATATTGCCAACCACAATTGGGAAATAGTTAGACTTGCACCATAG
- a CDS encoding Rps3 ribosomal protein S3, protein MVNPTILSKKKKLVADGVFYAELNEFFTRELAEQGYAGVEVRKTPSKLEVIVKASNTQGVLGEQGRRIHELTSLIVKRFKLSPEGIAIYAERVEERGLSAAVQAEALKAKLLNGLPIRRAAYGVLRFAMGAGAKGVEVVISGKLRAARAKSQKYADGFMIHSGQPTNDFIDIAIRHVLMRQGVLGVKVKIMKDPAANRFGPRALPDAVKIAEAKDEDEVIPAPYVKNYKQQPEEVVETEAVEVEASA, encoded by the coding sequence atgGTCAACCCAACTATCTTatccaaaaagaagaaattagTAGCTGACGGTGTCTTCTACGCTGAATTAAACGAGTTCTTCACCAGAGAATTAGCTGAACAAGGTTATGCTGGTGTTGAAGTTAGAAAAACTCCATCTAAATTGGAAGTTATTGTCAAAGCTTCAAACACTCAAGGTGTTTTGGGTGAACAAGGTAGAAGAATTCATGAATTAACCTCATTGATTGTCAAGAGATTCAAATTGTCACCTGAAGGTATTGCCATCTATGCTGaaagagttgaagaaagaggTTTGTCAGCTGCTGTTCAAGCTGAAGCTTTGAAGGCTAAATTATTGAACGGTTTGCCAATCAGAAGAGCTGCTTACGGTGTTTTGAGATTTGCTATGGGTGCAGGTGCTAAGGGTGTTGAAGTTGTCATTTCCGGTAAATTGAGAGCTGCTAGAGCTAAATCACAAAAATACGCTGATGGTTTCATGATCCACTCTGGTCAACCAACCAACGATTTCATTGATATTGCCATTAGACACGTTTTGATGAGACAAGGTGTCTTGGGTGTTAAGGTTAAGATTATGAAGGACCCAGCTGCTAATAGATTCGGTCCAAGAGCTTTGCCAGATGCTGTTAAGATCGCTGAAGCTaaggatgaagatgaagttaTCCCAGCTCCATACGTTAAAAACTACAAGCAACAACcagaagaagttgttgaaactgaagctgttgaagttgaagctTCTGCTTAG
- a CDS encoding Cdc10 septin — translation MSLPEDPRLTHPQKYVGFDTITTQIENRLLKRGFQFNIMVVGRSGLGKSTLINTLFASKLTTSNGRKIPVDPIEKTTEIKVSQHTLLENNVRLNINVIDTPGFGDQINNEKCWDPLVKYVKEQHSQYLRKELTAQRDKFLPDTRVHCILYFIQPNGQKLKNLDIQALKKLCDIANVVPVIAKSDSLTLEERADFKKLLQSEFLKYGFNIYPYDSEELYEEERQLNEDIKSLIPFAIAGSEREIQINGEVVRGRQTKWGAINIEDVSQCDFVFLRDFLTRTHLQDLIETTNLTHYETFRSKQLIALKENANNPNRQSQVQTSQQSVH, via the coding sequence ATGTCACTTCCTGAAGATCCAAGACTTACTCATCCTCAAAAATACGTTGGTTTCGACACCATTACCacacaaattgaaaaccGATTATTAAAAAGAGGTTTCCAATTTAATATTATGGTTGTTGGTCGTTCAGGTTTGGGTAAAAGTACATTGATTAATACATTATTTGCCTCGAAATTAACCACTTCCAATGGTCGTAAAATACCTGTTGATCCAATTGAGAAAACCACTGAGATCAAAGTATCTCAACATACTTTGCTTGAAAACAATGTTCGATTAAATATAAATGTTATTGATACACCTGGATTTGGTGATCAAATAAATAATGAAAAATGTTGGGATCCTTTGGTGAAATATGTCAAAGAACAACATTCACAATATTTAAGAAAAGAATTAACGGCCCAAAGGGATAAATTCTTACCTGATACTAGAGTTCattgtattttgtattttatTCAACCAAATggtcaaaaattgaaaaatttagatATTCAagcattgaagaaattatGTGATATTGCCAATGTTGTACCAGTGATTGCAAAATCTGACTCATTGACTTTGGAAGAACGTGCtgattttaaaaaattaCTTCAACTGGAATTTCTTAAATATGGATTCAACATTTACCCCTATGATTCAGAAGAATTGTATGAAGAGGAAcgtcaattgaatgaagaCATTAAATCCTTGATTCCATTCGCTATAGCTGGTTCTGAACgtgaaattcaaattaaTGGGGAAGTTGTTCGTGGTAGACAAACTAAATGGGGTGCTAtaaatattgaagatgtaaGTCAATGtgattttgtgtttttgaGAGATTTCTTGACCAGAACTCATTTACAAGATTTAATTGAAACGACAAATTTGACTCATTATGAAACTTTTAGGTctaaacaattgattgcattgaaagaaaatgcTAATAATCCAAATAGGCAATCTCAAGTACAAACTAGTCAACAAAGTGTTCACTAA
- a CDS encoding Glk1 glucokinase: MSLPDKVELAIRQIEREFYIDDGYLIKASDYFLQAMDAGLKAPKQSRENMPMIPAHVSKIPTGKETGLFLAADLGGTNFRVCSIDLKGDHTFELKQSKYRIPPELMKCKKADDLFKYLASKIDTFLEEHHNTAKVKSSEPLKLGFTFSFPVDQTALGHGTLIRWTKGFDIPDAVDRDVVDLLQANLTVLEVNVEVVALANDTVGTLLSRAYQNDPKKTNSNTVIGCIFGTGTNGAYYETVENIPKLTNPPKGVQGMVINTEWGSFDNTLKILPNTIFDEIVDKETANKGYHLFEKRISGMFLGEILRVALLELFERGLIFQELYKERGGSLPHRITEPWLLDSEVLSYLQIDDSTDLKMSELILQNTLRLPTTRHERVVIQRLTRAISNRAAKLSAIPLATIVRRVKDQYKDDDKDFEVGCDGSVVEFYPGFKDAILKAIEVINPLEGTHKKVYLRIAKDGSGVGAALCAAMA; the protein is encoded by the coding sequence ATGTCGCTTCCAGATAAAGTTGAACTTGCCATTCgtcaaattgaaagagaattttacattgatgatggttACCTCATTAAGGCATCGGACTATTTCCTTCAAGCAATGGATGCTGGATTGAAAGCACCCAAGCAATCAAGAGAAAATATGCCAATGATTCCAGCTCACGTTTCGAAAATCCCAACCGGTAAAGAAACTGGATTATTTTTGGCTGCTGATTTAGGAGGTACAAATTTCCGagtttgttcaattgatttaaaaGGTGATCATACTTTTGAGTTAAAACAAAGCAAATATAGAATACCACCGGAATTAATGAAGTGTAAAAAAGctgatgatttgtttaaatATTTGGCTTCGAAAATTGACACATTTCTTGAAGAACATCATAATACCGCCAAAGTTAAATCTTCAGAacctttgaaattgggTTTTACATTTTCATTCCCAGTAGATCAAACTGCTTTAGGTCATGGTACGTTGATTAGATGGACTAAAGGATTTGATATCCCTGATGCTGTTGATAgagatgttgttgatttattacAAGCTAATTTAACAGTATTGGAAGTTAACGTTGAAGTTGTGGCATTGGCTAATGATACAGTAGGAACTTTGTTATCCAGAGCTTATCAAAACGATCCCAAGaaaaccaattcaaatacTGTTATTGGATGTATATTTGGAACTGGTACTAATGGTGCTTATTACGAGACTGTTGAGAACATTCCTAAATTGACCAACCCACCAAAGGGAGTTCAAGGTATGGTGATTAATACTGAATGGGGTTCGTTTGATAATACGTTAAAGATTTTACCAAACACTATATTcgatgaaattgttgataaagaaacTGCCAACAAAGGATATCacctttttgaaaagagaatTAGTGGAATGTTTCTTGGTGAAATTCTTAGAGTTGCGTTATTAGAGTTATTTGAACGTGGATTGATTTTCCAAGAATTGTATAAGGAAAGGGGTGGAAGTTTGCCTCATAGAATAACTGAACCTTGGTTATTAGATTCTGAAGTGTTATCatatcttcaaattgatgactCAACTGACTTGAAAATGCTGGAATTGATCTTACAAAATACATTGAGATTACCAACTACCAGGCATGAAAGAGTTGTTATTCAACGATTGACAAGAGCTATTTCAAATAGAGCTGCTAAATTATCAGCCATCCCATTGGCAACTATTGTTCGTAGAGTTAAAGATCAATAcaaagatgatgataaggattttgaagttggttGTGATGGAtcagttgttgaattcTATCCTGGTTTTAAAGATGCTATATTGAAAGCTATTGAAGTGATTAATCCTTTGGAAGGCACTCACAAAAAAGTTTATTTGAGAATTGCTAAAGATGGATCAGGTGTTGGAGCCGCTTTATGTGCCGCAATGGCCTAG
- a CDS encoding Pst3 flavodoxin — translation MNRKSNTVTKMNNNPTQAHSNSIDIIEEDINHSKSPQLKTKPSSILVSTQYYHIQSTNLSNSITNKMAPKVAIIIYSLYHHIAQLAEEEKKGIEAAGGQADIYQVPETLSDDVLKAMHAPAKPDYPIATLDTLTSYDAFLFGIPTRFGNYPAQFKAFWDATGGLWAKGALYGKIAGIFVSTGTQGGGQETTAVNALSVLVHHGIIFVPLGYAKAFPLQSNLEEIHGGSPYGAGTFAGGDGSRQPTNLEKEIAQIQGKSFFETVEKYHK, via the coding sequence atgAATAGAAAAAGCAATACAGtaacaaaaatgaataatAATCCGACACAAGCCCATtctaattcaattgatataattgaagaagatataaatcattcaaaatcacCCCAACTTAAAACGAAACCTTCATCTATTCTTGTATCTACTCAATACTATCATatacaatcaacaaacttaTCTAATTCaattacaaacaaaatgGCTCCAAAAGTTGCAATCATCATTTACTCATTATACCATCACATTGCTCAATTagcagaagaagaaaaaaaaggaattgaAGCTGCTGGTGGTCAAGCTGATATTTACCAAGTTCCAGAAACTCTTAGTGATGATGTTTTGAAAGCTATGCATGCTCCTGCTAAACCAGATTACCCAATTGCCACTTTGGACACTTTGACTTCTTACGATGCTTTCCTTTTTGGTATTCCAACTAGATTCGGTAACTACCCAGCTCAATTCAAAGCGTTCTGGGATGCTACTGGTGGATTATGGGCTAAAGGTGCTTTGTACGGTAAGATTGCTGgtatttttgtttctaCTGGTACTCAAGGTGGTGGTCAAGAAACTACTGCTGTTAATGCATTATCAGTATTGGTTCATCATGGTATTATTTTCGTTCCATTGGGTTATGCCAAGGCTTTCCCATTACAATCCAACTTGGAAGAGATCCATGGTGGTTCTCCATATGGTGCTGGTACTTTTGCTGGTGGTGACGGTTCTAGACAACCAACCAACttggaaaaggaaattgcTCAAATTCAAGGTAAGTCATTCTTTGAAACTGTGGAGAAATACCACAAGtag
- a CDS encoding Ycp4 flavodoxin, translating to MKIAIIVYSTYGHIITLAKAVQEGVSKAGYKADLFQVPETLPQDILDQLHAAPKPKDIPIATLDTLTEYDAFLFGIPTRFGTLPGQFFEFFGATGGLWAQGALSGKPAGIFVSTGTQGGGQETTVRNSLNFLAHHGLIYIPLGYAKAFPEQSNLEEIHGGSAYGAGTFAGTDGSRQPTKLELKVAATQGEVFAQSAAKFYPEEKSGESKKDATAGAAGATGAAATDSKSKSTATEKPAEKPATQAKDKSTTTAPRTQQSTKAPESEDKSFCSKCIIM from the coding sequence ATGAAGATTGCAATTATTGTATACTCAACATACGGTCACATCATTACTTTGGCCAAAGCTGTACAAGAAGGTGTTTCCAAAGCTGGTTATAAAGCTGATTTATTTCAAGTACCAGAAACTTTACCCCAAGatattcttgatcaattacaTGCAGCACCAAAACCTAAAGATATCCCCATTGCCACATTAGATACATTGACTGAATACGATGCATTCCTTTTCGGTATTCCAACTAGATTCGGTACTTTGCCAGgacaattttttgaattttttggtGCCACCGGTGGATTATGGGCTCAAGGTGCATTATCTGGTAAACCAGCAGGTATTTTCGTTTCTACTGGTACTCAAGGTGGTGGTCAAGAAACTACGGTGAGAAACtcattgaatttcttgGCCCATCATGGTTTGATTTATATTCCATTGGGTTATGCTAAAGCTTTCCCTGAACAATCGaatttggaagaaattCATGGTGGATCGGCTTATGGTGCTGGAACTTTTGCTGGAACTGATGGTTCAAGACAACCAACTAAGTTGGAATTGAAGGTTGCTGCTACACAAGGTGAAGTATTTGCTCAACTGGCAGCTAAGTTCTATCCCGAGGAAAAGAGTGGCGAAAGTAAAAAAGATGCTACTGCTGGTGCTGCTGGTGCTACTGGTGCTGCTGCTACTGATTCAAAGAGTAAATCGACTGCAACTGAAAAGCCAGCTGAGAAACCAGCCACTCAAGCCAAAGATAAATCTACCACCACAGCACCAAGAACTCAACAATCCACCAAAGCTCCAGAATCAGAAGATAAAAGTTTCTGTTCCAAATGTATAATAATGTAA
- a CDS encoding Mvb12 ESCRT-I complex subunit (involved in multivesicular body (MVB)), which produces MDDTDKPDPILKQVPLIKNPSYQPPKAISLRTNYSKLLPTLSHTVVPPNLNITKEDIDKWSNEIDEYKTMIANEQKTDSSVVNYEKWIKEQSTKVAPGFDYDILTPKK; this is translated from the exons ATGGACGATACCGACAAAC CTGATCCTATACTTAAGCAAGTGCCATTGATTAAAAATCCTTCCTACCAGCCGCCAAAAGCAATATCATTGAGAACCAATTATAGCAAGCTCTTGCCAACTTTGTCCCATACCGTTGTTCCACCGAATCTCAACATTACTAAAGAGGACATTGATAAGTGGCtgaatgaaattgacgAGTACAAGACTATGATTGCAAATGAGCAAAAGACAGACAGTTCTGTAGTGAATTACGAGAAATGGATCAAAGAGCAAAGCACCAAAGTTGCACCTGGATTTGATTACGATATTCTTACGCCAAAAAAGTGA